Proteins encoded within one genomic window of Companilactobacillus sp.:
- a CDS encoding ammonium transporter, with protein MNVVFMLLSTMLVWIMVPGIAIFYSGFVPKRDVTRIIFNSFLMFGIAGLMWIIIGFPVTFENSNIGLGVDLHHLFLEGINLHAEYQQTGLPTAVYLLFQMMFAILTPALFLGAVASRARIKFIALFVIFWSLLVYYPMAHMVWAGNGFLARLGVLDFAGGTVIHINAGITAMILAITLRKPYQYNNENEKGNPMWILMGTMLLWIGWYGFNAGSALHVGTQAIDAFFTTTVAACAALIAWVIMEKMFKTRVSVNGACTGSIVGLVGITPGAGYVSMIGALFIGVISAMCSFYFMNVIKYKLHLNDYLDIFGSHGVGGIVGSLCVGLFANNTVDNQVPMNGLFYGGGFKLLGIQFVGVIFTVVFVSVISGLLVYLIRKCFKNDVGIDAPLDLT; from the coding sequence ATGAACGTTGTGTTTATGCTCTTATCAACTATGTTGGTCTGGATCATGGTACCTGGGATCGCTATTTTTTACAGTGGTTTCGTACCAAAAAGGGATGTTACTCGGATTATCTTTAATTCATTCTTAATGTTTGGTATAGCCGGATTGATGTGGATTATTATCGGTTTTCCAGTCACATTTGAGAACAGTAATATTGGGTTGGGTGTTGATCTCCACCATCTGTTTTTAGAAGGAATCAACTTACATGCTGAGTATCAACAGACTGGTCTTCCAACTGCGGTCTATTTATTGTTCCAAATGATGTTTGCAATTCTAACACCGGCACTGTTTTTAGGGGCAGTTGCTAGTCGTGCTCGAATTAAATTTATCGCGCTATTTGTAATTTTCTGGTCGTTATTAGTTTATTATCCGATGGCTCACATGGTCTGGGCGGGCAACGGATTTTTAGCTAGATTAGGTGTCCTCGACTTTGCTGGTGGGACGGTTATTCATATCAATGCTGGTATTACGGCAATGATCTTAGCAATTACTTTGCGAAAACCGTATCAGTACAATAACGAAAATGAAAAGGGCAATCCCATGTGGATCTTAATGGGAACAATGCTCTTGTGGATCGGCTGGTATGGATTCAACGCCGGTTCCGCTTTACACGTTGGGACGCAAGCTATCGATGCGTTCTTTACGACGACGGTCGCTGCCTGTGCAGCCTTGATTGCCTGGGTGATTATGGAAAAAATGTTCAAAACTCGTGTCAGCGTAAATGGTGCTTGTACTGGTAGTATCGTTGGGTTGGTCGGGATAACTCCCGGTGCTGGCTATGTTTCGATGATCGGTGCGTTGTTTATTGGCGTCATCTCGGCTATGTGCAGTTTTTATTTCATGAACGTGATCAAGTATAAGCTTCATCTCAATGATTACTTAGATATTTTTGGCAGTCATGGAGTAGGTGGTATCGTTGGTTCGCTTTGCGTTGGTCTCTTTGCTAACAACACAGTCGACAACCAAGTACCAATGAATGGCTTGTTTTACGGCGGTGGCTTTAAGCTACTTGGCATCCAATTTGTCGGCGTAATATTTACGGTCGTCTTCGTTTCCGTGATCTCGGGACTATTAGTCTATTTAATTAGAAAATGTTTCAAGAATGATGTTGGTATCGATGCTCCATTAGACCTTACTTAA
- a CDS encoding restriction endonuclease subunit S yields MDKRVPKVRFKGFTDDWEQRSFDSLVRRKSATSNDKNLFKIEYEDIVPGLGIMNGAPKLNITERKGILFQQNDILFGKLRPYLKNWLIPSFRGVAIGDFWVLKPVKTNYLFDYYLIQSERFQSNANLSTGTKMPRSDWKLVSKSQYRIPTNADEQKNIGNLINKLENSITLYQRKLELYTNLKKALLQRVFTVDSEKSPKIRFTGFNDDWEQVKFGDIYKKVNEKNNMDFSENDIISVANMYFKNENKKPTADYMRTYNVFRIKDIAFEGNKSKYYSHGRFKENIIGDGIVSHVFDVYRPLNPDNHDINFWNYRISDERIMGPVLSRVTTKSTMMTNLVAKDFLKFPTLLPSFSEQRRIGLVLLEMDDLVQKYQKQLQQITQVKSFLLRSMFV; encoded by the coding sequence ATGGATAAACGTGTCCCAAAGGTGCGGTTTAAAGGATTTACTGATGATTGGGAACAACGTTCATTCGATTCACTGGTTAGAAGAAAATCTGCAACATCAAACGATAAAAATTTATTCAAGATTGAATATGAAGATATAGTTCCTGGTTTGGGAATCATGAATGGAGCTCCAAAGTTAAATATTACCGAACGAAAAGGTATTTTGTTTCAACAAAATGACATTTTATTTGGAAAATTACGTCCCTATTTAAAAAATTGGTTAATACCATCCTTTAGAGGCGTTGCAATCGGTGACTTTTGGGTCCTAAAACCCGTCAAAACAAACTACTTATTTGATTATTATTTAATACAAAGTGAGAGATTTCAATCCAATGCGAATTTATCTACCGGTACAAAAATGCCAAGATCAGATTGGAAGTTGGTTTCCAAATCACAATACCGAATACCAACGAATGCTGACGAACAAAAAAACATTGGAAACTTGATAAACAAACTTGAAAATTCTATAACACTTTATCAACGGAAGTTAGAGCTTTATACCAATCTAAAAAAAGCTTTATTACAAAGAGTTTTTACAGTTGATTCCGAAAAATCACCGAAAATCAGATTTACAGGTTTTAATGATGATTGGGAACAAGTAAAGTTTGGAGATATTTATAAAAAAGTTAACGAAAAAAATAATATGGACTTTTCCGAAAACGATATAATCTCAGTTGCAAATATGTATTTCAAAAATGAAAATAAGAAGCCAACCGCAGATTATATGCGAACGTATAATGTTTTCAGAATAAAGGATATAGCGTTTGAAGGAAACAAAAGTAAATACTATTCACATGGGAGATTTAAAGAGAATATCATTGGTGATGGAATTGTATCGCATGTATTTGATGTTTATAGGCCTCTAAATCCAGACAATCACGATATAAATTTTTGGAATTACAGAATCAGTGACGAACGAATTATGGGACCTGTTTTAAGTAGGGTAACAACAAAGTCAACAATGATGACCAATCTTGTAGCAAAGGACTTTCTGAAATTTCCAACATTATTACCATCTTTCTCAGAACAAAGAAGAATAGGTTTAGTTTTATTGGAGATGGATGATTTGGTTCAGAAGTATCAGAAACAACTTCAGCAAATAACACAGGTAAAATCTTTTCTTTTAAGATCAATGTTTGTTTAA
- a CDS encoding type I restriction-modification system subunit M: protein MSKAQEITSQIWEMANKLRSNMDASEYRNYILGFMFYRYLSEHQAERMVQNDLIQVEEGQSINDAYIEQAGGDDLNDYLEELADSLGYAIAPQYTWQTIVDKVNNNSIAPSDFQDMLDDFNHNVDLNTHAKQDFHGVFADMNLGNSRLGQTTAARAKALTEIVNLVDEVEYKDDDGHDILGDIYEYLIAQFAGNSGKKAGEFYTPHQVSEVLAKLVAIGLDSDEDKPSVYDFACGSGSLLLTVQEQIKDRRLFYYGQELNTTTYNLARMNLMMHDVSYMNMDLRNADTLESDWPDGVDAQGIDHPRNFDMVVANPPYSARWDNNDNKMKDARFKDYGGLAPKTKADYAFLLHGLYHLSNRGTMAIVLPHGVLFRGAKEEKIRRALLGKNQIDAVIGLPAGLFYSTGIPTVVMVLKKNKTNKDVLFIDASSNFEKGKNQNILRDGDINKIIDTYKERKDVDKYAHVATIDEINENDFNLNIPRYVDTFEPEPEIDLGELTKNIKENNKKIEENKKELLSMMKELTSSDEKIQNDLNDFINMLNDEVNHNG, encoded by the coding sequence ATGAGTAAAGCACAAGAAATAACTAGTCAAATTTGGGAGATGGCTAATAAATTACGAAGTAACATGGATGCCAGTGAATATCGTAACTACATTCTAGGATTTATGTTCTATCGTTATTTATCAGAACATCAAGCTGAAAGAATGGTTCAAAATGATCTTATCCAGGTTGAAGAGGGTCAAAGTATCAATGACGCATATATTGAACAGGCCGGTGGGGATGATCTTAATGATTATCTTGAAGAATTAGCCGACTCATTAGGTTATGCGATTGCTCCACAATATACTTGGCAAACTATTGTTGATAAGGTTAATAACAACTCGATTGCACCGTCTGACTTTCAAGATATGTTGGATGATTTTAACCATAACGTTGACTTGAATACCCATGCCAAACAAGATTTTCACGGCGTTTTTGCAGATATGAATTTAGGAAATTCTCGTTTGGGTCAAACAACTGCCGCACGTGCTAAAGCTTTGACTGAAATTGTCAATTTGGTCGACGAAGTCGAATACAAAGATGATGATGGACATGACATTCTAGGTGATATTTATGAATATTTAATTGCTCAATTTGCTGGGAACTCTGGTAAAAAAGCTGGAGAATTCTATACACCTCACCAAGTGTCCGAAGTCTTAGCAAAATTGGTAGCTATTGGATTGGACTCTGACGAAGATAAGCCAAGTGTTTACGATTTTGCTTGTGGATCAGGGTCACTATTGTTAACAGTGCAAGAACAAATCAAAGATCGCCGATTATTTTATTATGGTCAGGAGTTGAATACGACAACTTATAACTTGGCCAGAATGAATTTGATGATGCATGACGTTTCATATATGAACATGGATTTGCGTAATGCTGATACTTTGGAATCCGACTGGCCAGATGGAGTTGATGCACAAGGAATCGATCATCCAAGAAACTTTGATATGGTTGTCGCAAACCCTCCTTATTCTGCTCGTTGGGACAATAACGATAATAAGATGAAAGATGCTCGTTTTAAGGATTATGGAGGTCTGGCTCCAAAAACTAAAGCTGATTATGCGTTTTTACTACATGGTTTATATCATTTAAGCAATCGAGGAACCATGGCGATTGTTCTTCCACATGGTGTTTTATTCCGTGGTGCTAAGGAAGAGAAAATCCGTCGTGCATTGTTAGGAAAAAATCAAATTGATGCCGTAATTGGTTTGCCAGCGGGATTGTTCTACTCAACAGGAATTCCAACGGTTGTTATGGTATTGAAGAAGAATAAGACTAACAAAGATGTTTTATTTATTGACGCTAGCAGCAATTTTGAAAAAGGCAAAAATCAAAATATCTTACGTGACGGTGATATCAACAAGATAATTGATACTTATAAAGAGCGTAAGGATGTTGATAAATACGCTCATGTGGCAACAATTGATGAAATAAATGAGAATGATTTTAATCTTAATATTCCTCGATACGTGGACACATTCGAACCTGAGCCAGAAATTGATTTGGGAGAATTAACAAAAAATATAAAAGAAAATAATAAAAAAATTGAAGAAAATAAAAAGGAGCTACTTTCAATGATGAAAGAGCTCACTTCTTCGGATGAAAAAATTCAAAATGATCTTAATGATTTCATCAATATGTTGAATGATGAGGTGAATCATAATGGATAA
- the leuB gene encoding 3-isopropylmalate dehydrogenase gives MSSQTKKIAVLQGDYIGPEIMHAGLKVLEAVSQKNDFEYEIESVPFGGEAIDKTGDPLPAETLKTCQQSDAVLLSAIGGPKWDNAKKRPEAGLLEIRKELNLFSNIRPTVITKAMKPYSPIKVKDDVDFVIVRELTSGIYFGTPRNKTADEAYDTMRYTADEIRRVAKVAFDMAMRRKKHVTMVDKANVLATSKFWREIVSDVAKDYPEVTYDNSYVDAMAMKIVSEPEKFDVILTENLFGDILSDESAEITGSLGTIPSMSMGNSGPALYEPIHGSAPDIAGLGIADPISMIKSVAMMLENSFDRPDMAKQINDAIDQTIADKVMTPDLGGHNSTDVVTDEIIKTITESSETYVTNNVR, from the coding sequence ATGAGTAGTCAAACTAAGAAAATTGCTGTTTTACAAGGCGATTATATCGGACCAGAAATTATGCATGCCGGACTAAAAGTTTTAGAAGCTGTTAGTCAAAAAAATGATTTTGAATACGAGATTGAATCTGTTCCATTTGGAGGCGAAGCGATCGACAAAACCGGCGATCCATTGCCAGCTGAGACGTTAAAAACTTGCCAACAAAGCGATGCGGTTTTGCTATCTGCTATCGGCGGACCAAAGTGGGACAACGCTAAGAAAAGGCCAGAGGCAGGGTTGCTCGAGATCCGCAAGGAATTGAATCTGTTCAGCAACATTCGCCCGACTGTGATCACAAAAGCAATGAAGCCTTATTCACCAATCAAAGTTAAAGATGACGTCGACTTCGTGATCGTTCGCGAATTGACTAGTGGAATCTATTTTGGAACGCCACGTAATAAGACAGCTGACGAAGCTTATGACACGATGCGTTACACAGCTGATGAAATAAGAAGAGTTGCTAAGGTTGCCTTCGATATGGCAATGAGACGTAAAAAGCACGTCACCATGGTCGACAAGGCCAACGTGTTAGCTACTAGCAAGTTTTGGCGAGAGATCGTGTCTGACGTTGCCAAGGATTATCCAGAGGTCACTTACGACAACAGTTACGTTGATGCCATGGCGATGAAGATCGTCTCCGAACCTGAAAAATTCGACGTCATCTTAACTGAAAATCTTTTTGGCGATATCTTAAGCGACGAATCAGCCGAGATTACTGGTTCATTGGGAACGATTCCTTCAATGAGCATGGGAAATTCTGGTCCAGCCTTATACGAACCGATCCATGGTTCAGCTCCTGACATTGCAGGACTCGGAATCGCAGATCCAATCTCCATGATCAAATCAGTCGCAATGATGCTGGAAAATTCCTTTGATCGTCCTGATATGGCTAAACAGATCAACGATGCAATCGACCAAACGATTGCTGACAAGGTCATGACTCCTGACTTGGGTGGTCACAACTCAACCGATGTCGTGACGGACGAAATTATTAAAACAATTACAGAAAGTAGTGAGACATATGTCACAAACAATGTTCGATAA
- a CDS encoding restriction endonuclease subunit S, with the protein MINYYEYNFSCSQTAIAWEQHELRDIGSAYSGLSGKSKQDFNHGDAKFITYLDVFQNTFSKIERTEKIEIDHKQNLVKYGDALFTISSETPNEVGMSSVWLHNDSNIYLNSFCFGVHLEYPINPIFLGFNLRTPHVRKQFIFLAQGISRFNISKKKALEISIYFPSNNEQREIGKILTTLESILVLYQDKLNLTVKLRNTIFHQLFPNKRREKTNLSFKNCESNWHLFRLGDLCTNYDNLRVPITTSKRIPGKTPYYGANGIQDFVHGYTHKGPFVLIAEDGANDLKDYPVRYVDGCFWANNHVHVLQADENTVKNKFLMYAIKSIYIEPFLVGGSRSKLNGSVLMDLKLPIPSLKFQNKTIDLLSSMDSEIDEFVYKIKKLNNLKSTLLQKMFI; encoded by the coding sequence ATAATTAATTATTATGAATATAACTTTAGTTGTTCCCAAACTGCAATCGCTTGGGAACAGCATGAGCTTCGAGACATAGGATCGGCGTACTCAGGACTTAGTGGAAAATCAAAACAAGATTTTAATCACGGAGATGCCAAATTTATCACATATTTAGATGTGTTTCAAAATACATTTTCAAAAATTGAACGCACTGAAAAAATTGAAATAGATCATAAACAAAATTTAGTCAAATATGGAGATGCTTTATTCACAATATCCTCGGAAACACCTAATGAGGTTGGAATGTCTTCGGTTTGGCTGCACAATGATAGTAATATTTATCTGAATAGTTTTTGCTTTGGCGTTCATCTTGAATATCCTATTAACCCAATTTTTTTGGGGTTTAATCTCAGAACGCCTCATGTTCGGAAACAGTTTATTTTTCTCGCTCAAGGAATATCACGATTCAATATTTCTAAGAAGAAAGCTCTGGAAATATCAATTTACTTCCCATCAAATAATGAACAAAGGGAAATTGGCAAAATATTGACAACATTAGAATCTATTTTAGTGCTTTATCAAGATAAACTTAATTTAACTGTTAAACTTCGAAATACAATTTTCCATCAGCTTTTTCCGAATAAACGTCGTGAAAAGACTAATCTTTCATTTAAAAATTGTGAGAGTAACTGGCACTTGTTTAGGTTAGGTGATTTATGTACTAACTATGACAACTTAAGAGTTCCAATCACAACCTCTAAACGCATCCCAGGGAAAACACCTTACTATGGCGCAAATGGAATTCAGGATTTCGTACATGGATATACTCATAAGGGGCCATTTGTATTAATTGCTGAGGACGGTGCCAATGACTTGAAAGATTATCCAGTAAGGTATGTGGATGGCTGCTTTTGGGCAAATAATCATGTTCACGTTCTTCAAGCTGATGAAAATACGGTTAAAAATAAATTTTTAATGTATGCAATCAAATCTATTTACATCGAACCTTTTTTGGTAGGGGGGAGTCGTTCAAAATTAAACGGATCTGTCCTGATGGATTTGAAATTACCCATACCATCGCTTAAATTTCAAAATAAAACTATTGATTTATTATCGTCAATGGATTCTGAAATTGATGAATTTGTATATAAAATCAAAAAATTAAATAATTTGAAATCAACTCTATTACAAAAAATGTTCATATAA
- the leuD gene encoding 3-isopropylmalate dehydratase small subunit yields MKAITTITDTTVPIMKENIDTDQLIPKQFLKNILKTGYGRDLFFDWRYLPGGKPNPDFILNDADRKGASILITGDNFGCGSSREHAVWALKDYGFKVVIAGGYSDIFYMNSTKNGLLAIILPEDERKILANIPADEKITVDLPNQQVRYKDYSFDFDIDPLWKHKFINGLDDIAITMGYEDQIKAFEEKMPNFN; encoded by the coding sequence ATGAAAGCAATCACAACGATCACGGACACGACTGTTCCAATTATGAAAGAAAACATTGATACCGACCAACTGATCCCAAAACAATTTTTGAAAAATATTTTAAAAACTGGTTACGGTCGCGACCTCTTTTTCGATTGGCGCTATTTACCAGGTGGCAAGCCCAATCCCGATTTTATTTTGAATGATGCCGATCGAAAGGGTGCCAGCATTTTGATCACTGGCGACAACTTTGGTTGTGGTTCATCTCGTGAACATGCTGTTTGGGCATTGAAAGATTATGGATTCAAGGTCGTCATTGCCGGTGGCTACAGCGATATTTTTTACATGAACAGTACTAAAAATGGCTTGCTCGCCATTATCTTGCCCGAAGATGAACGCAAGATTTTAGCCAACATTCCAGCTGACGAAAAGATCACTGTCGACCTGCCTAATCAACAAGTTAGATACAAAGATTACAGTTTTGACTTTGACATTGATCCACTTTGGAAACACAAATTTATCAACGGTTTGGATGACATTGCCATCACGATGGGATATGAAGACCAGATCAAAGCATTTGAAGAGAAGATGCCTAATTTTAATTAG
- a CDS encoding site-specific integrase, whose translation MRRSKSNILFYKYYEEWIELYKVNAIRNVTLEKYYMTLKWITKLAPELKLCDLNRRAYQTLMNDYAVSHEKQTTQDFHHQVKSAVMDAVDEGLIKQNPTRKIVIKGKKPAKKKPKFLSQYEVQQLIRQLNLSDQLNWDWYILLVVKTGMRFAEALALTPDDFDFSKQLISVNKTWNYRLTTGGFQPTKNPSSVRKIQIDWQLAMQFSQMMKDLPNDKPIFVHGRIFNSTVNKRLESVCHAANIPVITVHGLRHTHASLLLFGGVSIASVAKRLGHANMTTTQDTYLHIIQELETRDNDKIMREMAVLM comes from the coding sequence ATGCGTAGAAGTAAAAGCAACATTCTTTTTTACAAATATTACGAGGAATGGATAGAGCTGTATAAGGTTAATGCCATTAGAAATGTCACATTGGAAAAGTATTACATGACTCTAAAATGGATAACCAAGCTTGCACCTGAGTTGAAGCTATGTGATCTAAACAGAAGAGCGTACCAAACATTGATGAATGATTATGCAGTCAGTCATGAAAAACAAACGACGCAAGATTTTCATCATCAAGTCAAGAGTGCGGTTATGGATGCTGTCGATGAAGGATTAATTAAGCAGAATCCAACTCGAAAAATTGTTATTAAGGGTAAAAAGCCTGCTAAGAAGAAACCTAAATTTTTAAGCCAATATGAAGTTCAACAGTTGATAAGACAACTCAATTTATCTGATCAACTCAATTGGGACTGGTATATTCTGCTGGTCGTGAAAACTGGGATGCGTTTTGCGGAAGCCTTAGCGTTGACTCCAGATGATTTCGATTTTTCCAAACAACTTATCTCTGTAAATAAAACTTGGAACTATCGATTGACTACGGGAGGGTTTCAACCAACAAAAAATCCTTCATCAGTGAGAAAAATTCAAATTGATTGGCAACTTGCCATGCAATTTTCTCAAATGATGAAGGATTTACCTAACGACAAACCAATATTTGTTCACGGACGAATATTTAATTCTACTGTTAATAAGAGACTGGAGTCAGTTTGCCATGCCGCCAATATTCCAGTCATAACTGTTCATGGCCTACGCCATACCCATGCTTCGTTGTTGCTATTCGGTGGAGTTTCAATAGCTAGCGTTGCAAAAAGATTGGGACATGCCAACATGACAACAACTCAGGACACATATCTGCATATCATACAAGAATTGGAGACACGAGATAATGATAAAATTATGCGAGAAATGGCAGTTCTAATGTGA
- the leuC gene encoding 3-isopropylmalate dehydratase large subunit — protein MSQTMFDKIWNQHVIAGEPGEPQLMYVDLQLLHEVTSPQAFEGLRENNRKVRRPDRNFATMDHNVPTVDIFNIKDAISRKQIETLQENADEFGVRLAGMGSEDQGIVHVIGPQLGLTQPGMIIVCGDSHTATHGAFGSIAFGIGTSEVEHVLATQTIWQTKPKTMGIHVHGKLPKGVYAKDIIMGIIAREGVAFGTGYSVEFYGDTIRNMSMEERMTLCNMAIEGGAKMGNVQPDQTTFDYVQGRKYAPKKFDEAVEYWKQFYTDDESAFDKVIEFDAAEMAPFVSWGTNPGMAVPVDKPFPEIKNDDDKKAYEYVGLEPGETAPEIPIRFAFFGSCTNGRLSDLKIAANAMKGHHIADGVTALVVPGSRQIKEAAEKLGIDKIFKDAGCEWREPGCSACLGMNPDRVPAGVHCASTSNRNFEGRQGAGSRTHLASPAMVAAAAIHGHFIDIRKEAI, from the coding sequence ATGTCACAAACAATGTTCGATAAAATTTGGAACCAACATGTTATTGCCGGAGAACCTGGCGAACCTCAACTAATGTACGTAGATCTACAGCTATTGCACGAAGTTACTTCACCACAGGCGTTTGAAGGCCTCAGAGAAAATAATCGTAAAGTTAGACGTCCTGACCGCAATTTTGCCACGATGGATCACAATGTACCGACAGTTGATATTTTTAACATCAAGGATGCAATTTCCAGAAAACAGATCGAGACATTGCAAGAAAACGCTGATGAATTTGGCGTTCGACTAGCTGGCATGGGTTCAGAAGACCAAGGTATTGTCCACGTTATCGGACCACAACTTGGATTGACTCAACCAGGGATGATCATCGTCTGTGGCGATTCGCACACTGCCACTCACGGAGCCTTTGGTTCGATTGCCTTTGGTATCGGTACTAGTGAAGTTGAACACGTTTTAGCCACTCAAACGATTTGGCAAACCAAACCTAAGACAATGGGAATTCATGTTCACGGAAAACTTCCTAAAGGAGTTTACGCAAAAGACATCATCATGGGTATTATCGCTCGCGAAGGCGTGGCCTTTGGAACAGGTTATTCAGTTGAGTTTTATGGCGACACGATCCGCAATATGAGCATGGAAGAACGGATGACTCTTTGCAACATGGCCATTGAAGGTGGTGCGAAGATGGGTAACGTCCAACCTGATCAGACTACTTTTGATTATGTACAGGGTCGCAAGTACGCTCCGAAAAAATTTGACGAAGCGGTTGAATATTGGAAACAATTTTACACTGACGACGAGTCTGCCTTTGATAAGGTAATTGAATTCGACGCTGCCGAGATGGCTCCATTCGTTTCTTGGGGGACTAATCCCGGAATGGCTGTACCAGTCGACAAGCCATTTCCAGAAATCAAAAATGATGATGATAAAAAAGCTTACGAGTACGTTGGGCTTGAACCTGGTGAAACTGCTCCAGAAATTCCAATCAGATTTGCCTTCTTTGGGTCTTGTACCAACGGCCGTCTATCCGACTTGAAGATTGCCGCAAATGCGATGAAGGGTCACCACATCGCTGATGGCGTCACCGCATTAGTTGTTCCTGGATCTCGACAGATCAAGGAAGCAGCTGAAAAGCTTGGGATAGATAAAATTTTTAAAGATGCGGGTTGTGAATGGCGTGAACCTGGATGCTCAGCTTGTTTGGGTATGAACCCTGATCGAGTTCCTGCTGGCGTTCACTGCGCATCGACTTCTAACCGTAATTTTGAAGGTCGCCAAGGCGCTGGTTCCAGAACTCATTTAGCAAGTCCAGCCATGGTGGCAGCCGCAGCAATCCACGGCCACTTTATCGATATTAGAAAGGAAGCAATTTAA
- a CDS encoding 2-isopropylmalate synthase → MSKKIQFFDTTLRDGEQTIGVNFSIEEKVAIAKQLENWGVDVIEAGFPVASKGDFEAVSAVAKAVKKAQVTGLARARKGDIDACVEATKDAANKQIHVFIATSPIHRHDKLNMNKEQVIDAITDSVSYAHQFFDIVEFSPEDATRTEPDFLVESIQAAIDAGATVINIPDTVGYTNPEEFAKLFDNLRENIPMFDEITFSVHCHDDLGMAVANSLQSIKSGATRIEGTINGIGERAGNAALEEVAAAMYVRKDYYDATNDIDMSETKKTSDMISHFSEMPVPHNKAVVGANAFAHESGIHQDGMLKNPQTYEILTPEVVGANKTTLPLGKLSGSHAVMQKLNQMGYKVDREDMKRIFPRFKNVADNTAIVSEAQLREIMKKVNEVIA, encoded by the coding sequence ATGAGTAAAAAAATTCAATTTTTCGACACAACCTTAAGAGATGGAGAACAAACAATTGGCGTTAACTTCAGCATTGAAGAAAAAGTTGCCATTGCTAAACAATTAGAGAATTGGGGCGTGGATGTAATCGAAGCCGGTTTCCCAGTCGCATCAAAAGGAGATTTCGAAGCAGTTTCAGCCGTCGCCAAAGCAGTTAAGAAAGCTCAAGTAACTGGTTTAGCTAGAGCCCGAAAAGGTGACATCGATGCCTGTGTTGAAGCCACTAAAGATGCAGCTAATAAACAAATTCATGTGTTTATCGCAACTAGTCCGATTCATCGTCACGACAAACTCAACATGAATAAAGAACAAGTGATCGACGCCATCACCGACAGCGTTAGCTACGCACATCAATTTTTTGACATCGTGGAATTTTCACCTGAGGATGCTACCAGAACTGAACCGGATTTCTTAGTTGAATCGATTCAAGCAGCTATTGACGCTGGTGCCACGGTCATCAACATTCCTGATACGGTCGGCTATACCAACCCTGAAGAATTTGCCAAATTATTCGATAACTTACGTGAAAATATTCCAATGTTTGATGAGATCACATTTTCCGTTCACTGCCACGACGACTTAGGTATGGCAGTTGCCAACAGCCTTCAGTCGATAAAGAGTGGTGCTACCAGAATCGAAGGTACCATCAACGGAATCGGAGAACGTGCTGGTAATGCAGCTCTTGAAGAAGTTGCAGCCGCAATGTACGTCAGAAAAGATTACTACGATGCTACTAACGATATCGACATGTCAGAAACTAAGAAAACTAGCGACATGATCAGCCACTTTTCAGAAATGCCGGTTCCTCATAACAAGGCAGTCGTTGGTGCGAACGCTTTTGCTCATGAATCAGGCATCCATCAAGACGGTATGTTAAAGAATCCCCAAACTTACGAAATTTTAACTCCAGAAGTAGTCGGTGCCAACAAGACGACCTTACCTCTAGGCAAGCTTTCAGGTTCACACGCCGTGATGCAAAAACTTAATCAGATGGGATACAAAGTTGATCGTGAAGATATGAAGAGAATCTTCCCAAGATTCAAGAATGTCGCTGACAACACGGCGATCGTATCCGAAGCTCAACTTAGAGAAATTATGAAAAAAGTTAACGAGGTGATTGCCTAA